From the Trichoplusia ni isolate ovarian cell line Hi5 chromosome 1, tn1, whole genome shotgun sequence genome, the window AATATAATAGAAGAGGTAGCAGCAAAAACTTTGCTTGAGTCAAATGACCAGCGGGCAAACACAATACCACCTCCAGCCACCCTTCGGAGTGGGACCGCAGTCTCCATGGAGACATCCCACACTAACATGGACGTGTCTGCACCAGAACAACTGATTAGAAGATCACCATTCGGGGACCAACTTACATCGGTTACTGGGCTGTGACCGGGCCTGAAATTATGAGTAAAAGAGTTTGTGTTACAAAAGCATATAGATAAAACATTtgtatatgaaattaatgttgTAGTTGTAATAGTAAAAGTCAGGATACATAAATtggtaatgttattaaaatttggcAAGTGCAGTGTTAAATCTTTTCactgtatttaaaaaactacttggcttacaaataaaatgaagttttgaATGACCAAAACTTGcaataatgttttgattttcatgTTTGATACAGCATGAGACatatagatttgtatttgtGATCATAAAATACACTTAACATACCTTTTCAAAACAACAGCATTGCTTGATGAAGGCTTCGTAAACATGGAATTAGGATCAACGGTCCACACAATTACACCTTGCTCACATCCCACTGCTAGCTCTGATGCTGAGTACGGTCTCCAACTGAGCGAGGACACATGCCCTTGAGCCTTACACTTCAACGTAGACACGAAAGCAACTTCAGAACAATATATCCGCACATTATCATCAACTGTAGCCACTGCCATCTTTGTGGTATGAGGATGCCAAGCAATACATTTTATAGGACTGTGACCCCAATTCCTCGTTCTAGAATAATTTGCCACAATTTTAGGCCCTATGTCTTTCAAATGCGGTTGCAAAAAGTATCGGAATGCTGTGAACACATTTGCTACTTTTAACACGTATGACGCGGCGACAGCTAGCACTTGGCTTTCTCTGTTTACTGAGGGATCTGCAGCTACACCTAGGGCTTCAAGAAAACCTTGTTTATACCACACGCTGGTTATCTTTTTGAGTAAATTGTCTTCAACGTCAATGTACATAGAAATGTTTTCGTCTGTCGTCCTGTGGTGATGTATGTCCCGTGTCACGTTTATCACTGGATGTCCCTTCGTCTGGAACAACATAAACTCTGAT encodes:
- the LOC113499421 gene encoding aladin-like yields the protein MSAFHGFPNLPGPDEVPFCKMNEVYCCGNTQYGNISTFTNSTKGHPVINVTRDIHHHRTTDENISMYIDVEDNLLKKITSVWYKQGFLEALGVAADPSVNRESQVLAVAASYVLKVANVFTAFRYFLQPHLKDIGPKIVANYSRTRNWGHSPIKCIAWHPHTTKMAVATVDDNVRIYCSEVAFVSTLKCKAQGHVSSLSWRPYSASELAVGCEQGVIVWTVDPNSMFTKPSSSNAVVLKRPGHSPVTDVSWSPNGDLLISCSGADTSMLVWDVSMETAVPLRRVAGGGIVFARWSFDSSKVFAATSSIIFRVWDTKRWQPERWCARGQRVVAACWGPKDLLLFAAKGEPMIYALTNTGLMSGSQTSKALPVLDVTKVELASGEAVGGPILDMCWDPSGKYLALLFEESHLVAVFCTTHLMMQLKITPCCFVCGIEAEIPSTMAFQQNFPEGACLTIAWSSGRVQHFPIIYTDGY